The DNA region CTACAGTATATTTCTTCTCCAGCTTTTATATTATATAATGCCGCCAAGCATATTTTTCCTTGCGAATTTTGCGTAATGATTGCATTGTTTTTATAGGTATCGTTTTTGTTAGCTTGTGCGTCATTGGCATATTTGGCAAAGCCTTTCACATTCATCGCATCTAGTATAGAGCCATTGGGCATATTCATGAAATAAGAATCCAAATTATTTTCTGCTTTGTTTTTTGCTTCTACCAATGTGAGCAATTTTCCATTATATATAGCAATTATTTCATTGGTATAAAGTTTAATAGAAGTATATAGTCCCATTCCTGCTCCAATTATATTCGATGTTTTTATATATAAATAATCTGCTTCTTTTGCGTCTATTATTTCAAGATGTTCGATGGTGAATTTTT from Bacteroidota bacterium includes:
- a CDS encoding SET domain-containing protein, which translates into the protein MTEKFTIEHLEIIDAKEADYLYIKTSNIIGAGMGLYTSIKLYTNEIIAIYNGKLLTLVEAKNKAENNLDSYFMNMPNGSILDAMNVKGFAKYANDAQANKNDTYKNNAIITQNSQGKICLAALYNIKAGEEIYCSYGVKYWKKYNDK